The Candidatus Neomarinimicrobiota bacterium DNA window CCGTAAACAGAGTGGAAAATATTAATACTATTCCCACAGCTATCTGAATAAGCCGGTTAGGAAGAAACCATTTGAAGTTTTCCTTATGCTCTTCCGGCATTAAGCTGAGTTTTTCCGAGGGATCCAGGATCAAAGCGAGGTTCATCATAAAGTACTGATTATTCTCTGGCGCCATCTCACCTTCGAAATCTTTATGGATCATTGTCTCCAGTGGCAACTCCAGCATTTTTACATCTTTACTTACTGAAGCTGATATAATTTCGACAATATTGGGGATGGCTGTACCGGGACCACTGGCGTAAATCTTGCTGGACATTCTAAGTCCTTTGAGATTAAAGTTCCTCAGAGTAGCATAGATCTCTGACAATAACTGAGAGGTGACTGAATTTAGGATCTTATCATAAGTGCCAGAAGAAGCAGTCTCTTCAATATCATCATCTGGCACTTCTTCAAGATTATCTTTTGAGGCAGGAAGACCGCTTTGAAATAACACATTACAGATGTCGCTGTAACTCATCTCTTGAGCCTTTGGAATGGATGAGGATGCATCTCTGTAAGCCTGCACAAAATTTCCAAGCCCAATAAGCATTTCCCGGCACTGAACTATCTCCCAATCGTTCACAAGAGTTATTCTGCTCTTTTTGTGACCGAAATAGATGAGAATAGCATTTCCCGAGGAACTGGTCTTGTACTGATTCAGGAAAATATTGTACTGAAGTTTTGTGATGGAAGTGAGATACCTTGGTTGTATACCCCTTTCCATCAAGAAGTGATAGTCATGAGTTATGGCGTCCTTGTCCGTAAAAATGCAGCAGGTAGTACTCTCCAGGACCTCTTTGGATTTCCCACCGTAACTCAACCAATCAATTAACACGTTTTGTTTCTGAATTGAGAATCTGTCTGCTATTTGATTCCCGATGAATACTGATCTTTCATTTTTGCTCATCTGCGGCACTTTTAAAAAATCTATCTCGATAGGATAGTCAGAGGAATAAAATCCCAGGTAATATCTTTTCCACTTCTTTTTCTTTAACTCTTGTTCATAGACGTAATGAATAAGTTCTGTGAATTCCTCAATCTGAATATCTTCCGTTTCAAACGGGAGTTTATACTCTCGGGCCTTCCTGATAAGAAATCCGTCTTTCTTTACTTCCGCCATTAGAAAAGTGACCTTGTTGCTGCTTTTAACAAACGTAACTGCCTGTGAATAGCCGTTTAAGTGACGATAAATGTTGAGGACACGGCTCTTGAAAAAAGCGACCAGAGGGTGATCAGGATTATTTTCAGCCGCAACATTATACTGCTCATCGGAGATTTCCAGTTCATCCCCCAAGTCCTCAAATTCATCATCCTGCTTTGAAGAGAGAAGATGATCCCTGAGTAGTGTTTTTTCTTCAATGCTCATCGTAGATCCATCGGCCTTACGTGCATTCCTCACAGCAACATCTATCCCTTCAGGGGTGAGATCACACTCAGGCACGAGAAATTCCTTATCGTCAACATTAACTGACTTTGTGAGTGCTATTTCCCCTTCAGATGGTTCAGGTCCAGATACGTTTTCAGATGCTTCTCCAATTTGCTTTTCAGCAGAAATACCTGATGGAGAGGACCGGACCTTCAATAAACTTGATAGAAGGGAATTTTCTTCATCTCCAGCAACTGATTCACTTCCAGTAGCGCTGGTCGTAACAGTTGCATCAATGTTCTGTTCCTCAACAATATTAACTACCGTATCTGCCTCAGTGGACATTTCAACCTTTTCCACAATAGTGTTGACCTGTGTGGCTTGTATAATTGGAGCTGCTTCTACATTTACAGCTTCTTCAACTACAGCTACAGCTTCTTCTTCTACAGCTACAGCTTCTTCTTCTACAGCTACAGCTTCTTCTTCTACTTCCTCAACATCTTCAGCTGATGACTCTTCAACAGGAGTTTCATAAATAAACTCTTCTTCCTCAGAAGTTTCTGAAACTGTCTCTTTTAACTCTCCTTCCATGGTCGCGGGATTTTCAGCAATGGGGAATCCTGTTTCAACAAAAAGTTGGGATTCATACAGAGAAGGAGAGATTTGAAATGACCGGGCAATGTTAAGGTATTTTTTCTTACTGATCCCATGGATCACTTTTGTATCCGCTACAAAAATCAGGTTTACTTGAAGCAATTTCTTCAGGTGATAATAGATCTTTTCCCGGGAGAAATTTATCTCTATGGCGATCTCCTCGGCAGAAATGGGGTTACTATAAAGGCACTGAACGATGGATTTACGGGTCGGGTTGGAAAATTCCCTCAAAACATTAACATCATCAATGATATAGGTCTCCATCTGGCCTTCATAGTGCTCTCTCTCATCACCCTCTTCTGCCAATTCCTCCTCGCCAGTTTCTTCACCTGGAGGAACAGGTTCCCCTGTGTTAAATACATCATAGCTTTCAGCCAGGTTGGTGTGAGGCGACGATTCGTCCAGAATTTCATATGCTTTTGCTTCTTCCTCCGCCTTGTCCACAGCTTTATCGATACGGTGTACATCCTCCTGGTAAGACGCAACATCCAGATCTAGCGATTCTGCATGCATAATTGCCTGCAAAAACTGGTCCCTGATGTTTCGGAGAGCGACAATATCCGAATCTTCAGGAAGGGACTCAATCTCTGATTGAATCTCATTAAGGTGCGACAGCGCTTCATCCTGTTTACGCTCATTTTCTTCAGCCGCCTGAACCATCTCCGTAAGATTATTGATCGTGCTCTCATCATTCTCTTCATCATCCACTCCTGCCAGTTTCGCACGTTCCATGGCTGATGTAAGGTTGTCCCGAATTTCCTGTAGTCTGTCAGGTCCATCATCAACCGACACCGATTCTGCTTCATCTCGCGACGCAGCAAGTTCAGCCTCGGCCTCCTTTTTCTGACGGGCAAAAGTGATGGCCTCTTCAAGGTCTTCAATCCGTTTTTCATCTTCTCCAACATCAATATCACAGGATGCAGCACGTCCCACTGCAGCAACCAAAAATTCAAGGACAACAGTCAATGCATCAGGATCATCATCCACAGAAATTGTCTTGGCATCCTCCCGAGCTTTAGAAAGCTGTTCAAGAGCCTCTATTCTTTCCCTAGCACGCTCGGCGGCCTTGTCAAGTTGATCAACTTTCACCTGATCTTCAACTACGTCAATACCTGATGCATCAGCCCGGTGAACTGCCTCAAGCAAGGTGTCTCGCGCATTCTCAACTGTCTCCGGGTCTGAGTCGCCGGATAGAGCTTCGGCTTGCGACCGTGCAGCAGACAATACCTCCTGGGCATCTGCTTTTTCTTCCTCAAGTTTTTCCAGGGTCTTTTTCATCTCATTTGACAAAACCTGGTCTTTGTCTGTCTGTATGCCGGACGAGTGTGCACGCTCAACGGCTGCCTTCAAAGTATGGAGAGCCTCCTCAATGGATTTTACGTTGGTGCCTGTAGAAACGCCCTCAGCCTCCGACCGTGCTTTATACAGTTCTTCAGCACATTCAATTCTTTCCTGGAGGTCCTCTAGCATTTGGCGGTCACCCGTCACATCCGTCCCCGATGCTTCAGCCCGTTCCGCAGCTTTATCCAAAGAATCATACAATGACCGGAGGGAAGCAGGGTCCTCATCCGAAGATATTTCCCTCACTCTCTCCCTTGCATTGGCAAGCTGTGACTCTGCCTCTACCTTTTCCACCGCAGCTACGATGGCATTCTCCAGTTCGTGAAGTTTATCCTGTTCAGTTGAAACATCTATTGCCGACAGTTGAGCACGCTCTATAGCCGCTGACAGTCTATCTTGGTTAGAGCTGAGTGTTTCGGCGTTCAAATCTCCTGAAACTGTGTCCGCCGCCATACGTGCTTCATCTAGTTCTATCTCTGCGTTAACCTTTTCACGGATAGCATTTATGTTTTGATTAAGCTTGTCAACCAACAGTTGTTCTGAAGAAACATCCACACCGGCTGTGGTGCAGCGTTCCATGGAAAAAATGAGCCTGTCACGGATATTTTCCAGCGAAGCAGCATCACCGCTAGCGGCTTCAACCTCCAGCGTTGATTCTTGAAGCTGCGTTATGGCACCTTCCCTATCCTTAGCCTTTTCAAGAATGGTAGCAAGATGTTCCAGCCGTTCTGAGTCGCCCGTAAGGTTCACCCCAAAGGAATCTCCCCGGACCATGGCTGCCTGCAGCTTCACATGGACAGCCTCCACAGCAACTGATCCATTTTCTGTGGCGGCTGCATTGGCTTCACCACGAACAGCATTTAGATAGGACTCTACTTCGTCCCTTTCCTGGGCAACGGCAATGGCCGCTCCAAGATTTGATGAAAGGTCCTTGTCACCGCTTATATCTAAGCCTGCCAGTTCGCCCCTCGCAATAGCAGAGATCAAACTCTTCTGAAGACTCAGGAGTGTTTTGGTATGTGGTTCTGGTAAGTTGTCCTTTATCTTGCGACGGACCTTAATAAGCACTGCCTCAGCTTCACTCTTTTCCCTGGCTATTTCTATTTTTTCTGACAACTCTCCCAGTATCTTCTGGTTATCGATTCCACTCAGTCCCAGAGCCTGTGCCAGTGATATTGCTGAGATAAGGTTTTCTCTTATTTTCCCCAGTTTCTCCAGTCCATCACCCACGGATGCCGATCGGGCATCACTGGAAATAGTCTCTAATTCTTTCAATGCATCACTCTTTTCCCGAACCAGGTTCGAAAGCCCTTTTTCCAGTTCAACCAATAATTTTTTATCACCCTCAGTTGATACGTCTGCCTTTTCTGCCCTTTCTACGGCACTGGCCATGTTGTCCCTTACATTTTGAAGCGAAGTTTCATCAGCTCTTTTCCTATCAAATGACTTGGCCTCTTTCCTCGCATCCAGGAGCTGATTCCGGGCTGCGGACTTTTCCTCAACCAGTGAAATGGATTCGGCCAGGTCACCAATCCTGTCTTCCGCTACGCTGATAACACTTTTCCCGAAATAAACTCCGGTAATATTAATTCCCGCTTTCTTCCCCCGCTTTACGGCGGCAACAAGCCTGTCACGTGCTTCGACAAGTGCCTTCCTATTCGAATCCTTGGATAGGGAATTGGCCCTTTTTTGGGCCTGCCTCAATTCAGCTTCAGCCGCTATCTTATCAGCAGCACTATTTACTTTAGAATTAAGAGCGGATAACTGTGTCTCAGCTTCGGTTGTCTCCACCCGCAAAGTCCGGGCATTATACACTGCTTTTTCAAGCCTATCCCTAACGGTCCGCAGTGATTCCAAATTCTCATCTTCAGCTAAAGACCGGACCTGTTCCTGAGATTCAGTTAGTTCACTGACTGCGTCTGACCTTTTCTCACTAAAGTCAATGGCACCGTTAAGATCGTTCAACAGTTTGTTTTCATCAGCCAGCTTAAGGCCCAGAGAGGTGCCCTTGTTTACAGCTTCCGTGAATTTATCCCCAAGCTCTTGGAGCGTTTCTATCTCAGCATTTTCACCTAAAGATTGAATCTCCACAGACAGGAATGACAATTGAGTTCTTACGGCCACACTTTTTTCTGCAAAATCTTCAGCCTCATCCAGGTCATCCAGCAACCGTTGATCAGCGTCTAACAGCCTGCTCCCAAGCATGCCCTGAGACACTTGAAGACCCACCTTTTTAGCGTTATCAATTGATTTTAGAAGTTGATCACGGGCCTCCCGGACAGAATCTGCACTGGGATCGGTAGGCAGCGTGGTCGCCTTTTTCCTCGCTGTCGAAAGAAGGCGCTGGGCATATTCCTTTTTCTTCGCCTTATTAATGGCATTGGTGATCTCTTCCAGCCTGTCACGGTCAGGTTTTAGAAAAGTGCCACCAAAATAGCCTTCGGACTCATCCATGCCAGCGGCTTGCGCCCGATCTATGGCAACGGAAAGTTGTTGTACAACCTTCCGGAGTGCCTGTGAGGAACCGTCCAACGCCACGTCTTCTGACTTTTTTCGGGCTTTATTCAATTGAGTAAGTGCTTCATCATGATTCTGAATCACACCGATCCGTACTTTCAACCCCCTTGCAATGACTCTGTCATCAGTCACATCAATACCCGCAATGGATGCATTGCGGATAACTGATTGCAATTCTTCATGAATTTCCACGAGAAGATCACAATCATCTGCACCTGCGATAGATTTTACCTTGTGGTGGGCAGCCTGCAGTTGTTTATTGGCTTGACCCTTCCTTTCAGCAACTTCAACGGATTTTGCCGTCTCCCCTGCCTGTGACTCTTCAATCTTTACGTCAATATCCCAGATTCGTGCCTCTTCAATGGCTTTTCCCAGTTTTTTCTTTACAGACCGGAGCACAGCAATATCACTATCATCAGATACTGACTTTGCTTCAACCAGCGCACTTTCAAGAACCTGTTGAGCCTCAACTTTAGCTTTGACTCTCTTCTTGGCAGCTGACACGGATTTCTGCAGATCATTTACTATTTTTCTGGCGTCGCCTGTCTCAATTCCCGCGGCACTGGCACTCTCAATAGCTGAAGCAAGCTCATGGTGCAACCTGGACAGTGCATCCGGACCCTCAACAGAGGGTACCGATTGTACCTTTGAGATTACCTTCTGTAGTTTGGATTGGGCGTTCTTTTTTTCATGGGCTTTCTCCAATTCGTTCTGAATTTCCTCCGCCAAAGACAGATCAGAAGAGACTTCTATACCCACTGATTTAGCTTTTTCAATGGCTGACAACAGTTTCTTTCGGGCCGTCGTGAGTGCTTCTATCTCATGGGCTGACGAGGAGGCTTCCTTCCGTGCTGCACTAAGTTGTACCTCCGCTCTGGTTTTTTTCATGGCCAGAGTAATGGCTTCTTCGAGTTCAGACAGCAGTGTGCGGTCATTTTTTATGTCCAAAGAAAGCGACTCCGCACGGTGCACCACTCGCGAAAATCTCTTCCGTATTGCACGCAGACCATCAACTTTTAATCCTTCATCAACTGTTTCCACTTCCCTCCGTGTTTCCAGCAAGAGGGATTCAGCGTCAGTGATCTTCCGTATTTGACTGTTAATCTGGTCCGGAGAAAGAAATTTCTTTTTCCCAACGCTTCCTTGAAGAAAAATCGTCACAGCCTTCAGTACCAAGGTGGAGGCATTTTGAGTCAGGTTTTTCAGAGCATCAAGTTCACTTATAGTCTCTGAAAGGTTCTTTACCTGAATGGTGTTTCGGTCAAGAACCTCTAAAAAATCGTCATAGGCACTGGTCCAACTATCCTTACCCTTCTTTGAAGAATTGCCCATATTTTTATCAGGGTCGGCCTTTTTGGTTTTAGTTTTTTGCGTTTTCTGGCTCAAAATCCTGTTAGGGTTTAACCCCTAGGTGACCATTGATACCCATTAGAAAGGATGTTCTTACTCAATACCCCATATCATGAATGGGTGGTTCATCACTATGAGGTACTTTTTTCTCCGGTCCAATCTCACTGTTTGTTCTGTTCTCCACAGTTTTTATCAGGTCCCTGGAAACAGCAGCATAATCTTTTGCACAGTTGTGTCTTCTATCATATTCAAATATGGATTGCCTTGCACTGTTTGATTTTGTAATAAAGGTGGTATCTCTTACACACCCTGGAAACACACCTTTCTCAAACGTGTCCTGGCATATCTGCTTCATATGCCTTGATTGTGTATTATTCTTCTTGTACCTGGTAAGCAATACGGGAAGTGGATTCAATTTTGTGTTCAGTTTTTTCACATCGGCCACAATCTTGTCCATAATCACCCGGGCGTCCAGGGCCCACTGGTCCTCCGCCCCTATGATATACCAGAACCAGTCACTAACAATCAATGCGTTCAACATCAGTATGGATGATTTGGATGGCGGTGTGTCAAAAATAATGTAATCGAAGCCTTCACGGGTTGACCTGTCCAGTTTGCGTTCAAATATCCTGTGGATGTTCATAGTTTGATTACGGCGCAAGTCAGCTTCTGTTTTATCGGTGAACAAGGTAGATCCCAAAAGTTTCAACCGTGAGTGCCGGGTGTCTGAGATATAATCGGAGAATGAACCGGTTCCGTTAGCCATCATTTGGCTGATATTTTTACCCGATTCTACAATGGTGTAATCTTTTGAAAGGTTGTAGGAAGCATTGGCCTGGGAATCAAGATCACAGATGAGGACTTGCCTGCCCGCATCGGCCAGACTCCAACCAATATTTACGGCTGTTGTCGAGCGGCCCACACCACCTTTATTACAGAGAAGAGTAATAATATTTGCCGTCTTTACCATGTTCTAAGTTTTGCTATTTCTCTGTCAATGGTAATCGCTATCTGTCTAAATGATAGGGAGGCAACATATTCTGAGAGAAGAACTCAAATGGAAATTGAGGAATTTCACACATAAAAGACACAGCATTCCACAGGGGAAACGATCCCTACTGACAGTATCTTACTGCTCGGGCACAATGAAACATTTCTAACTCACCTCGGTTAGCTACTAAAAAGACAGCTGAAAATTCGAGCTCTCTTCGTTAGCGAATATATTTGGCGTCCCCTGTAAAACCAAGCAAAATAGGACAAACCGAAATAATTAGTTACAATGTTGTAAAGGGAGGAATAATACAGTCACGCTATAATCTTCACTCTTAATGTTCCCAACATTAGCAATAAAGAATCCATTTTATTATTAATTCGTTTCAGTTGCCCTATTCTATCACTGAATATCTAACACTTGAGAATAGTAAGGGATCGTTTTAGTTTTTTCATCAGTTACAGACAGAAACAAATGCGAAGATTGTCGCATGTGTAAAGAAGCTATAAATTAGCGGTAAGTCAATCCATTAAAGATAATGCCGCCCCCTCTCACCCATTGAAAAAGCAATTCACACTCGTACTTCTTAGCATAATAGTCCCTCTGTCCTTAAAAGGCCAGATGTCAACAGCGGACGAATATGCAGTTTTCATTACAGGAATGGCAGGTCCATCTGACAATGTGCTTAAGATCGATATTGCCACTGAGATTATCGCGTCCACACACATGGAAATAATTGACTCTGATTCCACGGGCACGCGACAAGTTCTCCGTTCTGAAGATATTGAAGACACTATGAAGGAATTCGATCCGGACGGATTAACCTGCCCGGAATCTGATTGTGTTGAAGAAGTCGCCAAAAAACTGTCCATTACAAGGCTGATACTGATCGAATTGGATAAAGTAAAATTTTCGGGAAATGAAAAGAGTCTTTTAAAAGTCTCCGGAACCTTGGACATGTCTCTGGTGAATGTTGAGATTGTGGCAGGCACTGACGTTGTTATTATGCTCACCGAAAATTCTACTGAAACAAAAATCCGGGGAAACTTTAAAGAGTTTATTACAGCAATTAAGGTAAATACCTGGACACTTTTCGGTTCAGAACTGCCGGAGAAAAGATTTTCGGAGGATGAGATTACCGTCTCCCAAGAGACTTTTTCTCAAAAGATGGCTCCCTATATCACTGACCAGCGGTTTATGCTAACCGTTGCCGTGGCCGCAGGCCTGTTGATCGGCGGTGCAATTTTTCTTATGGTATCCTCCAATGATGTGACTCACACATACCCACCTGACTTTCCGGAAATACCATGAAAAACTCCGAAAATAAATGGTCTCTCCTTTTCCGTAACGGGATCTTTTCAATCTTCATCATCGCAGGTACCCTATCAGGTCAAGGATTTACAATTACTCCCACTGAAGCTCTTATCACCACTGAGTTTGGTGCTTCTGACACATTAAAGATCAATCTCACATCTCTACCTACGTCCAATGTTAGAATTCCTGTTTCTGTAAGTGACACTACCGAGGGATCAGTCTCAGTTTCCGAAGTGATCTTTACTTCATCCAACTGGGAGACTGTTCAAAGTATTGTTCTCAAAGGAGAAAATGACG harbors:
- a CDS encoding ParA family protein, whose translation is MVKTANIITLLCNKGGVGRSTTAVNIGWSLADAGRQVLICDLDSQANASYNLSKDYTIVESGKNISQMMANGTGSFSDYISDTRHSRLKLLGSTLFTDKTEADLRRNQTMNIHRIFERKLDRSTREGFDYIIFDTPPSKSSILMLNALIVSDWFWYIIGAEDQWALDARVIMDKIVADVKKLNTKLNPLPVLLTRYKKNNTQSRHMKQICQDTFEKGVFPGCVRDTTFITKSNSARQSIFEYDRRHNCAKDYAAVSRDLIKTVENRTNSEIGPEKKVPHSDEPPIHDMGY